The genomic region CAGCTCATGTGAACGGCTTTTACATGAGCCGACGGTAAAGGTCACTAGCGGGGCGGCGGCGCGTCAATCAAGATTAACGGACCGAAAGCGGCCGCAAGGTCGGTGCGCTCCCTCTGCCGCTTGCGGGGGTCCGAGACGAGCGAAGCTCGCTGTCGAGGTTGGGCTGGGGGCTCTCTCCGCGAGTCGCACCATGGAAAGAGCCCCACCCGCCGCGCTCTTCGAGCGCAGCGACCTCCCCCGCAAGCGGGAGAGGTTCAGGGAGCCCACGATTGCCTATCGCCCCGGGATCGGCAGCACCGGCATGATCTCCACGGCTTCGCCCGGGAAGATCGAAAAATGCGGATGGTTCTCGAACAGCTTGGCCGCCGCTTCATGCGAGGGCGCGCGCACCACGGTGAAACCGGTCATCAGATTGGCGATGTCGGTGACGCCGCCCTGCCCGACCTTCTTGGTCTTGCCGAGCGGTCCGCCCATCTCGACGATCACGTCATGGTGCTTCTCGACCCAGGCGCCCCAGGCCGCCATGCCCTGCTGCTCCTTGGCGCGCCGTTCGGCCTCGGGCAGCGCGTTCCAGGCGGCCATGCGCGAGCCAGTGCTGCCGCCACCGAGATAGACGGCGAGGAAGGCATTGGTGCTCATCTTGCATCTCCATTGTGGTCGTTGCTGGTTTGACGATCGTTTGCTGGCACGATGACGCCGTGCGGCGGCATCGCTACGTGTTGCAAGGCCGGATCATGCGGTGTCAGCGCAGCGCCTTGCCCCAGCCGCCCTGCGGATGCTCGAAGGTGGCGGCCGCCTGCTGCACCTCTTCGGAAAAATCGGCCATCTCCTGCACCTGGCGGATCTCGATCATCTCGTTCGCGGTGGCCGGGCACTTCCTGGCCCATTCGATTGCCTCGGCGCGCGAGGCGACCTCGATCATCCAGAAGCCGCCGATCACTTCCTTGGCCTCGGTGAACGGGCCGTCGATCACGACCGGCACGCCGGTGTCGAACTTGACGCGCGCGCCGGTTGCCGGCGGATGCAGGCCTTCCAGCGTGATCAGCACGCCGGCGTCCTTCAGCGCTTGATTGTACCGCATCATCGCGGCGACCCGTTCGGGGTCGAGCTCGAGCTTGGCCGGCGCGGACTCGTAGCCGAGCGGGATCATCAGCATCATGAAACGCATTGGTCGGATTTCCTTGCTTGTTGAATCACTCGCAATCCTCACCCTCGTCATGCCGGGAAGCCCCACACGGCGCCGGCCCGGAATCCATGACTTGCGACGGTGATCATGTATTCCGGGCGCATCGCCGGCGCGATATCGCGGAATGACGTCGGGTGTCATTTCCTGCCCACCTGCGCGCGCAGGCGCTCTCCCCGCTCGCGCAGCTCGGGCGTCAGCGCCTCGCCGAAATCCTCCGCGGCAAACACCTGGCGGATCTCGATCTCGGAGCCGCCGTCGAACGGCGCGCGCTTCATCCAGTCGATCGCTTCATCGAGCGACTTGGTCTCGATCAGCCAGAAGCCGCAGACGAGATCGCCGGTCAGGCTGAACGGGCCGCGCGACACGGTGCTCTGCCCGCCGGCATATTTGACCCGGGCGCCCTTGCTGGTCGGGTGCAGGCCCTCGCCGGCCTGCATCACGCCGGCCTTGACCATCTCCTCGTTGAACTTGCCCATCGCGGCGAGCAGTTCGGTGCTCGGCGTCACGCCGGCCTCGGTATCCCTGCTCGCCTTCACGATCACCATGAACTTCATCGTCCTGCTCCGTTGTCTTGCTCAGCTGCCTTGCCGGTATCTCCGGTGCTCGTCTCAAGGACGACGCGGGGCTTGCCACGCCGACAGGCCAGGCGAAATTATTTCGGAGGTCATTGGATCGCGCGCCACAGCCCTCAGCGCTCCTGCCTGACGAGCTCGCCGTCCTGGTGCGACGGGCCGAAATAAACGTCGATGCGCGACACCTTGTCGCCGTCGAACACGAAGAACTCGGTGTTGCGAAAGCTCTTGCCGTCGCGCGCGACGCAGCGATAGGTGACGAAGGCCTCGAGGCCGTCGACCATGATGCGCTCGATCTCGTGGCGGCCGATCCAGCCGGAGTCGCGCCAGCACTCCGCGAAATAGGTCGGCTTGTCGATGTTCTCGCCATAGGGCGTCGAGAAGCGGAAATCCTCCGCGAACGCCGCCTCGACGCTCGCGCGGTCATTGGCGAGATAGGCGGCGAAGAGGGAGCGGATGATCTCCGCCCTGTGGCCAGTTGCAGTCATGTCGTCTCCCACACGTATCGCCAGGGCCTCCGGAGCGACCACGCTCCGGGAACCCGGGCCTTAAGGAGATGACGAACGGGACGGCGCAAAAGCGACATCACGCCACAATTTATTTTTGGAACCGGATCGGAAGCCGGCTTGCTTCAGGTTTCCTGCGGGAACATGCCGAAATAGGGCTCGGCCTCCCTCAGGACGCGCGCGAAGGACGGTCGCGCCATCAGCCGCTCGAGATAGGCGGCCAGATGCCGATGGCCATCTCCGAACGGCTCGACCTTGTTGCCGTAGAACATCGTCGGGGCGGCCGCGCAATCGGCCAACGAGAAATGCTCGCCCATCATCCAGCCGCCTTGCGCGCGTTGCTGATTCAGGATCAGTTGCTGATCCAGGATCGCATAGGAGGTGCGGAGCTGCGCCCGCGCCTCGGCGACGCCATGCGGATCCTTGCTGTCCGCGGGCCGCAGCCGGTCGCCGACGACCTTCTGCATCGGCAGGTGGACATAGAGATCGAGGAAGCGATCGCGCAGCCGGGTCTGCAGCGCGAGGTCCGGATTCTCGGGGATCAGCCTGACGGCACCGGGATAATGCCGGTCGAGATATTCGATGACGATGCTCGATTCCGGCACCGTCTCGCCCCGCGTCTCGTCGCGGAGCACGGGAAAGCGGCCGATCGGCGACAGCGCGAGCAACGCCGCGCGCTCGGCGGGATCGCCGAGATTGACCATATTCGTCGTGAACGGCGTGCCGTTCTCGTAGAGCGCAATCAGCGCCTTCCAGCAGAACGAGGACAGCGGATGGTAAAGCAGGGTAAGCGACATCAGAACTCCATCATGGAACCAGTGCCCCGAGGACGAACCGGAGACGGCCCTCCCGACATCTCGCATGATGATTATCTTGCTGCAACGCGAGTCGGTTGACACGCCTGGGCAAAGATCGCAGACGAACTGGCTCGTCTGCCAGCCAGGCCGAATGCCCGAACCATGGACCGCACAATGACATCGTCTCCCCCGAAAGTCGCCCTCGTAACCGGCGCCGCGCGCGGCATCGGGCTTGCCGCGGCGAAACGCTTTCTCGGCGACGGCTGGCGCGTCGCGCTGCTCGATATCGAGGGCGAATTGCTGCGCGCGGTGGTCGCGGCGCTGAAGCAGCCCGACGACACGCTGGCGCTCACCTGCGACGTATCGGACGCCGCTGGTGTGGCGGCCGCGATCTCTGCGATCACGGACCGGTTCGGCCGGCTCGACGCGCTGGTCAACAATGCCGGCGTTGCCGTGTTCACGCCGGTGCTGGAGACTTCGGACGCCGACTGGAGCCGGATCATGGCGGTCAACCTCACCGGCCCGTTCCTGTGCACCAAGGCGGCCGCGCCTGTGATGCGCGAGCATGGCGGCGGTGCGATCGTCAACATCACCTCGATCTCGGCGGTGCGTGCCTCGACGCTGCGCTCGGCCTACGGCACCAGCAAGGCCGGGCTTGCGCATCTGACCAAGCAGCTCGCGGTCGAGCTCGCCTCGCTCGGCATCCGCGTCAACGGCGTCGCGCCCGGCCCGGTCGACACCGCGATGGCCAAGGCGGTTCACACGCCGGAGATCCGCGCCGACTATCACGACGCCATCCCGCTCAACCGCTATGGATTGGAGGAAGAGCTGGCGGAAGCGATCTTCTTCCTGTGCTCGGATCGCGCCAGCTACATCACCGGACAGATCCTCGCCGTCGACGGCGGCTTCGACGCCGCCGGCATCGGCCTGCCGACCCTGCGCGGCGCGCGGCGGAATGGGTAACGGTTGATCGGATGAACTAATGTCACCACCGCGACGGGACTGCGCTCCCTCGCCCCGTTCTTACGGGGAGAGGGTTGGGGTGAGGGGCCCTCTCCCCGCGCTCAGTACCAGTTAGTCTCGCGGAGACTCCCCCTCAACGCATCTGTCGATGCGTTCCGACCTCTCCCCGCAGGCGGGGCGAGGTAAAGTAGAGTCACCGCGCTATCAGCGCCCGTTCACCGCGACCACGCGCCAAGCATTCGGCAGCCGGTCGATCCGCGTCAGCGACAGCGGATCGATGACGAAGCGCAGCGCGAGCTCCGGCGCAAGCTCGAGCGCGATCGCAAGGATCGCGCGGATGGTACCGGAATGCACGACCAGTACGACGTCGCCGGCCGGCAGGCGCGCGAGCCCTGCCCGCGCCCGCGCGATCTGATCGGCAAAGCTTTCGCCGCGCGGCGGCCGGTTGCTGCCCGGCGATTGCCAGAAGGCGCGATAGGCCGCCGCGCCGAGCTCGGCCTCGATCTCGCTGTGACGCCGGCCGGTCCAATCGCCAAAATCCTGCTCGCGAAAGGCGTCGTCCTCCGTTGCCGTGAGACCGAGCTT from Bradyrhizobium elkanii USDA 76 harbors:
- a CDS encoding YciI family protein, with the protein product MSTNAFLAVYLGGGSTGSRMAAWNALPEAERRAKEQQGMAAWGAWVEKHHDVIVEMGGPLGKTKKVGQGGVTDIANLMTGFTVVRAPSHEAAAKLFENHPHFSIFPGEAVEIMPVLPIPGR
- a CDS encoding YciI family protein, whose product is MRFMMLMIPLGYESAPAKLELDPERVAAMMRYNQALKDAGVLITLEGLHPPATGARVKFDTGVPVVIDGPFTEAKEVIGGFWMIEVASRAEAIEWARKCPATANEMIEIRQVQEMADFSEEVQQAAATFEHPQGGWGKALR
- a CDS encoding YciI family protein, whose amino-acid sequence is MKFMVIVKASRDTEAGVTPSTELLAAMGKFNEEMVKAGVMQAGEGLHPTSKGARVKYAGGQSTVSRGPFSLTGDLVCGFWLIETKSLDEAIDWMKRAPFDGGSEIEIRQVFAAEDFGEALTPELRERGERLRAQVGRK
- a CDS encoding nuclear transport factor 2 family protein, which translates into the protein MTATGHRAEIIRSLFAAYLANDRASVEAAFAEDFRFSTPYGENIDKPTYFAECWRDSGWIGRHEIERIMVDGLEAFVTYRCVARDGKSFRNTEFFVFDGDKVSRIDVYFGPSHQDGELVRQER
- a CDS encoding glutathione S-transferase family protein, whose product is MSLTLLYHPLSSFCWKALIALYENGTPFTTNMVNLGDPAERAALLALSPIGRFPVLRDETRGETVPESSIVIEYLDRHYPGAVRLIPENPDLALQTRLRDRFLDLYVHLPMQKVVGDRLRPADSKDPHGVAEARAQLRTSYAILDQQLILNQQRAQGGWMMGEHFSLADCAAAPTMFYGNKVEPFGDGHRHLAAYLERLMARPSFARVLREAEPYFGMFPQET
- a CDS encoding SDR family NAD(P)-dependent oxidoreductase, yielding MTSSPPKVALVTGAARGIGLAAAKRFLGDGWRVALLDIEGELLRAVVAALKQPDDTLALTCDVSDAAGVAAAISAITDRFGRLDALVNNAGVAVFTPVLETSDADWSRIMAVNLTGPFLCTKAAAPVMREHGGGAIVNITSISAVRASTLRSAYGTSKAGLAHLTKQLAVELASLGIRVNGVAPGPVDTAMAKAVHTPEIRADYHDAIPLNRYGLEEELAEAIFFLCSDRASYITGQILAVDGGFDAAGIGLPTLRGARRNG
- a CDS encoding histidine phosphatase family protein, with the translated sequence MDRETRLWLIRHAPVDGPRGVIHAPDAPADLSDAAAFASLQVRLPAHARAVCSPARRTRETAVKLGLTATEDDAFREQDFGDWTGRRHSEIEAELGAAAYRAFWQSPGSNRPPRGESFADQIARARAGLARLPAGDVVLVVHSGTIRAILAIALELAPELALRFVIDPLSLTRIDRLPNAWRVVAVNGR